The following coding sequences are from one Musa acuminata AAA Group cultivar baxijiao chromosome BXJ2-4, Cavendish_Baxijiao_AAA, whole genome shotgun sequence window:
- the LOC135609976 gene encoding E3 ubiquitin-protein ligase BIG BROTHER-like isoform X2, with translation MDGNRQMEVHYINTGFPYTVTESLMDLFEGLTYAQADAVLAEAIHDQGNTYWSTMHPYKYGFSGSSNNSYYDFGHTFDIYDYTQRLDGGRRAWDNPAALNNLGLPQQTQQSNEFAHANRTPRTEECIQLQQNASGSQVIWQDNVDPDNMTYEELLELGETVGTQSRGLTQECIASLPVTKYKCSFFSRKKSQRERCVICQKEYKRGDRQIILPCKHVYHSTCVTRWLGIKKVCPICLAEVRCEEPKLQ, from the exons ATGGATGGTAACAGACAGATGGAGGTTCATTATATAAATACTGGATTTCCTTACACTGTTACGGAAAGCTTGATGGATTTGTTTGAAGGCCTCACTTATGCTCAGGCTGATGCCGTCCTTGCAGAAGCTATTCATGACCAG GGAAACACATACTGGTCAACGATGCACCCATACAAATATGGATTCTCTGGATCTTCTAATAATTCATATTATGATTTTGGTCACACTTTTGATATCTATGATTATACACAAAGATTGGATGGAGGAAGGAGAGCATGGGACAACCCTGCAGCTTTGAACAACTTAGGCTTGCCACAGCAGACCCAGCAAAGCAATGAATTTGCTCATGCAAATAGAACTCCTAGAACTGAGGAAT GCATTCAACTGCAACAGAATGCCAGTGGTTCTCAG GTCATTTGGCAAGACAATGTTGATCCTGATAACATGACGTACGAG GAATTACTGGAGTTGGGTGAGACAGTTGGAACACAAAGTCGTGGTCTTACTCAAGAATGTATTGCTTCACTTCCTGTCACAAAGTACAAGTGTAGCTTCTTTTCTAGAAAGAAATCACAACGTGAGAG GTGTGTCATTTGCCAGAAGGAATATAAGAGAGGGGATCGACAAATAATTCTTCCATGCAAGCATGTCTACCATTCCACCTGTGTCACAAGATGGCTTGGTATCAAGAAG GTATGCCCAATTTGCCTTGCCGAGGTACGATGTGAGGAACCAAAGCTCCAGTGA
- the LOC135609976 gene encoding E3 ubiquitin-protein ligase BIG BROTHER-like isoform X1: MPHVGDSLLVPTSTGFALTEMDGNRQMEVHYINTGFPYTVTESLMDLFEGLTYAQADAVLAEAIHDQGNTYWSTMHPYKYGFSGSSNNSYYDFGHTFDIYDYTQRLDGGRRAWDNPAALNNLGLPQQTQQSNEFAHANRTPRTEECIQLQQNASGSQVIWQDNVDPDNMTYEELLELGETVGTQSRGLTQECIASLPVTKYKCSFFSRKKSQRERCVICQKEYKRGDRQIILPCKHVYHSTCVTRWLGIKKVCPICLAEVRCEEPKLQ, encoded by the exons ATGCCACATGTGGGTGATTCATTGTTGGTACCAACTTCAACAG GATTTGCTCTAACAGAAATGGATGGTAACAGACAGATGGAGGTTCATTATATAAATACTGGATTTCCTTACACTGTTACGGAAAGCTTGATGGATTTGTTTGAAGGCCTCACTTATGCTCAGGCTGATGCCGTCCTTGCAGAAGCTATTCATGACCAG GGAAACACATACTGGTCAACGATGCACCCATACAAATATGGATTCTCTGGATCTTCTAATAATTCATATTATGATTTTGGTCACACTTTTGATATCTATGATTATACACAAAGATTGGATGGAGGAAGGAGAGCATGGGACAACCCTGCAGCTTTGAACAACTTAGGCTTGCCACAGCAGACCCAGCAAAGCAATGAATTTGCTCATGCAAATAGAACTCCTAGAACTGAGGAAT GCATTCAACTGCAACAGAATGCCAGTGGTTCTCAG GTCATTTGGCAAGACAATGTTGATCCTGATAACATGACGTACGAG GAATTACTGGAGTTGGGTGAGACAGTTGGAACACAAAGTCGTGGTCTTACTCAAGAATGTATTGCTTCACTTCCTGTCACAAAGTACAAGTGTAGCTTCTTTTCTAGAAAGAAATCACAACGTGAGAG GTGTGTCATTTGCCAGAAGGAATATAAGAGAGGGGATCGACAAATAATTCTTCCATGCAAGCATGTCTACCATTCCACCTGTGTCACAAGATGGCTTGGTATCAAGAAG GTATGCCCAATTTGCCTTGCCGAGGTACGATGTGAGGAACCAAAGCTCCAGTGA
- the LOC103981394 gene encoding cysteine proteinase inhibitor 1, with product MRPLVPLLFLLLAAVVSTSHALASAPSSRKALGGWTPIKNTDDPHVREIAEFAVAEHNKQANASLALSKVVKGETQVVAGTNYRLVLQVKDASGARVKYQAVVWEKPWENFRQLTSFKLVKS from the coding sequence ATGAGACCCCTTGTacctcttctctttctcctcctcgccGCCGTCGTCTCTACCTCTCACGCTCTCGCTTCCGCCCCGTCTTCCCGGAAGGCTCTCGGTGGCTGGACCCCCATCAAGAACACCGACGACCCCCACGTCCGCGAGATCGCCGAGTTCGCCGTCGCCGAGCACAACAAGCAGGCGAATGCCAGTCTCGCCTTGAGCAAGGTGGTGAAGGGCGAGACGCAGGTGGTGGCCGGGACGAACTACCGCCTGGTGCTGCAGGTGAAAGATGCAAGCGGCGCGCGGGTGAAGTACCAGGCGGTGGTGTGGGAGAAGCCATGGGAGAACTTCCGCCAGCTCACCTCCTTCAAGCTGGTCAAGAGCTAA
- the LOC103981396 gene encoding cysteine proteinase inhibitor 1 yields the protein MRSLLPHLLCSLLASTVFATSYVLDPPRKGLDGGWAAIEDLKDPHVREIAEFAVSENNKLEKTNLTLRKVEGGETQVVAGTNYRLVLEVRDGSGASARYEAVVWEKPWESFKQLASFHKLVIVGGWTPIKNISDPDVGEIAEFAVAEHNHEAGSNLTLCKVVKGETQVVAGINYKLVIEAKDGGVGVVSEYEAVVWEKTWEHFRRLTSFKLLEAH from the exons ATGAGATCCCTTCTTCCTCATCTTCTCTGTTCCCTTCTGGCCTCCACCGTCTTCGCCACCTCCTACGTTCTGGATCCCCCTCGTAAGGGGCTCGACGGCGGATGGGCGGCGATCGAGGACCTCAAGGACCCCCACGTCCGCGAGATCGCCGAGTTCGCCGTCTCCGAGAACAACAAGCTGGAGAAGACCAACCTCACGCTGAGGAAGGTGGAGGGGGGCGAGACCCAGGTGGTGGCCGGGACGAACTACCGGCTCGTGTTGGAGGTGAGAGATGGTAGCGGCGCGTCGGCGAGGTACGAGGCGGTGGTTTGGGAGAAACCATGGGAGAGCTTCAAGCAGCTCGCGTCCTTCCACAAACTG GTGATCGTCGGCGGCTGGACCCCGATCAAGAACATCAGCGACCCCGACGTCGGTGAGATTGCAGAGTTCGCCGTCGCCGAGCACAACCATGAGGCCgggtccaatcttactctgtgcaaGGTGGTTAAAGGCGAGACCCAGGTGGTGGCGGGGATCAACTACAAGCTGGTGATCGAGGCCAAAGACGGCGGTGTCGGCGTGGTGTCAGAGTACGAGGCGGTGGTTTGGGAGAAGACATGGGAGCACTTCAGGAGGCTCACGTCCTTCAAGCTGCTTGAGGCCCACTAA
- the LOC103981711 gene encoding LOW QUALITY PROTEIN: putative pentatricopeptide repeat-containing protein At3g01580 (The sequence of the model RefSeq protein was modified relative to this genomic sequence to represent the inferred CDS: substituted 1 base at 1 genomic stop codon), producing MRSRESLSNLFASCNEANSIAQLHSLLLRSGLLAAADCFFATRLASAYSKLRHVQDARKIFDEIPHPNTFLYNAVLRAHLGARQLPQTLHLFRRMTAVTSLSDRPDNFTLSIVLRACAGLSALRHGQAIHGLVVKMQQACSDLFVGSSLVEMYSKCGEMGDAVAVLDGFPDPDVVLRTSVITGYQQNGNAEEAVSFFSRMLVGEGVAPVPVTLISVVSAIGQSGDLRSGKSCHGFLVRMGFQYALSLANSVLNMYAKLGEIRMTRKLFDMMPERDVITWSCMISCYSQNGNAVEALDVYKRMIEVGVEPNSITLVSVLRACTLALDLGEGRKVHEYATQRGYDSELVVSTALVDMYMKCSCYTEAIDIFYGMPKKDVVSWAAVIGGYAQNGMANEALKVFQDMLSDGPNPDAVTMVKVLTASSLLGVLRQAVCLHCYLIKSGFDNKVFVGAALVDLYSKSGSLGNAVQVFETVSEKDAVLWSSMIAAYGMHGLGTKAIATFERMIQSSITPSAVTFMTLLSACSHAGLVEQGRRIFDSMSRVYGVTPTSEHCGIMVDLLGRTGELEEAFRLIERMPGPVDPHVWCALLAGCAIHHDIDMGEMAARILLKQEAEHAGYYNLLSNIYAFDGKWDQMVGVKKLMMDRGLRKTPAYSSVEVNNEVHAFLAGEGLHQGXERICRLLRELTVKTREEGYFPERHIPSRIHNKIIKRLNIAKRREDISRRAIANMLENPLQEDAQRHRGKAPNYS from the coding sequence ATGAGAAGCAGGGAAAGCCTGTCCAACCTATTTGCATCCTGCAACGAGGCCAACTCCATAGCTCAGCTCCACTCCCTCCTCCTGCGCTCCGGTCTTCTCGCCGCCGCAGACTGCTTCTTCGCCACCCGTCTCGCCTCTGCGTACTCGAAACTCCGTCACGTCCAAGACGCACGCAAGATTTTCGACGAAATCCCTCACCCAAACACTTTCCTATACAACGCCGTGCTGCGAGCCCACCTCGGTGCTCGTCAGTTGCCACAGACGCTCCACCTCTTCCGCCGCATGACCGCGGTGACGTCCTTGTCTGACCGCCCCGACAACTTCACGTTGTCTATTGTGCTCAGAGCGTGCGCCGGACTTTCAGCACTCCGGCATGGCCAAGCCATCCATGGCCTCGTGGTCAAGATGCAACAGGCCTGCTCTGATTTGTTCGTCGGTTCATCTCTTGTGGAGATGTATTCCAAGTGTGGGGAGATGGGCGACGCTGTCGCAGTGTTAGACGGGTTTCCTGATCCGGACGTCGTGCTTCGGACTTCAGTGATCACCGGATATCAGCAGAATGGCAACGCTGAAGAGGCTGTATCGTTCTTTTCCAGGATGCTGGTGGGAGAAGGTGTGGCTCCTGTTCCTGTCACCCTGATCAGCGTGGTTTCTGCAATCGGGCAATCGGGGGATCTTCGGTCTGGGAAATCTTGCCATGGGTTTTTGGTTCGAATGGGCTTCCAATATGCCTTGTCGCTGGCGAATTCCGTCTTGAACATGTACGCAAAGTTGGGCGAGATTAGAATGACGAGGAAGCTGTTCGACATGATGCCCGAGAGAGATGTCATCACATGGAGTTGTATGATTTCATGTTATTCTCAAAACGGGAATGCCGTGGAAGCTCTGGATGTTTACAAGAGGATGATCGAGGTAGGAGTAGAACCCAATTCCATCACTTTGGTTAGCGTGCTACGAGCGTGCACGCTGGCTCTCGATCTTGGTGAAGGAAGAAAGGTTCATGAGTATGCAACTCAAAGAGGATACGACTCAGAGCTGGTTGTTTCCACTGCTCTTGTTGACATGTACATGAAGTGTTCATGTTATACCGAAGCAATAGATATCTTCTATGGAATGCCGAAGAAAGATGTGGTCTCGTGGGCTGCTGTCATAGGTGGCTATGCCCAAAATGGTATGGCCAATGAGGCACTGAAAGTGTTCCAGGACATGTTATCGGATGGACCTAATCCTGATGCCGTCACGATGGTGAAGGTCCTGACAGCAAGTTCGCTGTTGGGAGTTCTACGCCAAGCTGTTTGTCTCCATTGCTACTTGATCAAAAGTGGTTTCGACAATAAGGTCTTCGTTGGTGCAGCGCTCGTAGATTTGTACTCCAAGTCTGGCAGTTTGGGTAATGCTGTCCAAGTGTTCGAAACAGTGAGTGAGAAGGATGCGGTGCTCTGGAGTTCTATGATAGCTGCATATGGAATGCACGGTCTTGGAACGAAGGCAATTGCGACGTTTGAGCGTATGATTCAGTCATCGATTACACCCAGTGCTGTCACATTCATGACGTTATTGTCTGCCTGCAGCCATGCTGGTTTGGTTGAGCAAGGGAGAAGGATATTTGATAGCATGAGCCGTGTTTACGGGGTCACACCTACTTCAGAGCATTGCGGTATCATGGTTGATCTCCTCGGGCGAACTGGAGAGTTGGAAGAAGCCTTCAGGCTCATTGAACGCATGCCAGGCCCTGTTGACCCTCACGTTTGGTGTGCATTGCTTGCTGGTTGTGCAATCCACCACGACATCGACATGGGAGAGATGGCAGCACGGATCCTACTAAAACAAGAGGCCGAGCATGCTGGATACTATAACCTTCTCTCGAATATCTATGCTTTTGATGGGAAGTGGGATCAAATGGTGGGGGTTAAGAAACTGATGATGGACAGAGGGTTAAGGAAAACACCAGCATATAGTTCAGTTGAGGTGAATAATGAGGTTCACGCTTTCTTAGCTGGTGAGGGGCTCCATCAAGGATAGGAGAGGATCTGCAGATTATTGAGAGAATTGACAGTGAAGACGAGGGAGGAAGGTTATTTTCCTGAAAGACACATTCCAAGCAGAATCCACAATAAGATCATTAAGCGTCTCAACATTGCAAAACGTCGAGAGGATATAAGTCGAAGAGCCATTGCCAATATGCTGGAAAACCCCCTTCAGGAAGATGCTCAAAGGCATCGAGGAAAAGCTCCCAACTACAGCTAG